One genomic window of Ziziphus jujuba cultivar Dongzao chromosome 4, ASM3175591v1 includes the following:
- the LOC107408960 gene encoding LEAF RUST 10 DISEASE-RESISTANCE LOCUS RECEPTOR-LIKE PROTEIN KINASE-like 2.4, protein MRIFSNFVEKNCRVIGRKKMVAKLISFSQSFRFSFILFFIISIIITIPLISSTSFNGFSSCINQISCGNLTNVGFPFWGDSRPDGCGYPYLRLACDKNITTIDIINVKYQVLELNLSSQILKLARSDLLARSCASTSLPTVLDPTLFEFAPGYGNINVFYDCSSGFFTLCSTTGKNVSSIETRSAQNVSCSTHTVGGTETRNCNSSQVVSHQYGSSCSSSMTIGVSKIYDHTDTGNHSRIQEALREGFEVKYKVDNEFCSGCSGSGGVCGYGLEAMKPTCFCKNQVSSALETCLPPSSKPEQSVKRNLAIAVVVGIIILSIVFIFICCKRECILVAIFRNRRGDVDALLNDGSFALKKYSYSDIQRMTNSFLEKIGKGGFGTVYKGQLPDGRFVAVKVLNKSKDKGQDFLNEVRTIGKTNHVNIICLLGFCDERTKKVLVYEYMPNGSLDNFIPKKLESLNTSCQLEWKKMCEIALGIARGLEYLHKYCGTTILHLDIKPQNILLDEDFCPKISDFGLSKLSQKKETSVPVENPGGTPGFIAPEAIFRRLGEVSYKYDVYSYGMLIFYMVGGRNNVGLTVSDISSVYFPDSIYQYLELDKDLRILETKTEEEKQIARKMVIVSFWCIQRNPTDRPAMSKVIEMLEGDLHSLQIPPKPDWSSPARTPLQSTNFYTVEGGFLS, encoded by the exons ATGCGAATCTTTAGTAACTTTGTAGAAAAAAATTGCAGAGtaattgggagaaaaaaaatggttgcCAAACTCATTTCCTTCTCACAATCTTTTCGATTTTCgtttattttattcttcatcATCTCCATTATCATCACAATTCCTCTAATATCTTCAACCAGCTTCAATGGATTCTCCAGCTGTATTAACCAAATCAGCTGTGGAAACCTCACCAATGTGGGATTTCCTTTCTGGGGAGATAGCAGACCAGATGGTTGTGGGTACCCTTATCTTCGTCTTGCATGTGACAAAAACATCACCACCATAGACATTATCAATGTGAAATACCAAGTCTTGGAGCTGAATCTGAGCAGCCAAATCCTCAAACTAGCAAGATCTGACTTGTTGGCTAGATCTTGTGCTTCAACATCATTACCCACAGTGTTAGATCCAACACTTTTTGAATTTGCTCCAGGATATGGAAATATCAATGTATTCTATGATTGTTCCTCAGGATTTTTCACTCTGTGTAGCACCACTGGGAAAAACGTCAGCTCCATCGAAACTAGATCGGCGCAAAATGTGTCATGTTCAACTCATACAGTTGGGGGTACTGAAACCCGGAACTGTAATTCTTCTCAAGTGGTTTCTCATCAATATGGGTCTTCATGCAGTTCTAGTATGACTATTGGGGTTTCTAAAATTTACGACCACACAGATACAGGGAATCACTCCAGAATCCAGGAGGCTCTGAGAGAAGGGTTTGAAGTGAAGTATAAGGTGGATAATGAATTTTGTAGTGGATGTTCTGGATCTGGAGGTGTTTGTGGTTATGGGTTGGAGGCCATGAAACCGACTTGTTTCTGCAAAAATCAAGTTTCTTCTGCGCTTGAGACTTGCCTTCCTCCATCATCAAAGCCAG AACAATCTGTCAAGCGAAATTTGGCCATAG CCGTTGTAGTTGGGATCATAATACTCTCTATTGTCTTCATTTTCATATGTTGTAAGAGAGAATGCATATTAGTGGCAATTTTTCGGAACAGAAGAGGGGATGTTGATGCACTTCTAAACGATGGATCATTTGCCCTGAAGAAATATAGTTATTCGGATATTCAGAGAATGACAAActcatttttggaaaaaataggAAAAGGAGGATTTGGTACTGTATACAAAGGACAGTTACCTGATGGTCGTTTTGTTGCAGTAAAAGTCCTAAATAAGTCCAAGGATAAAGGACAAGATTTTCTCAATGAAGTTAGAACTATTGGTAAAACTAATCATGTTAACATAATCTGTCTACTTGGATTTTGTGATGAGAGGACTAAAAAAGTCTTGGTGTATGAGTACATGCCCAATGGCTCACTGGATAACTTCATACCTAAGAAATTAGAATCTTTGAACACAAGTTGCCAGCTtgaatggaaaaaaatgtgCGAAATTGCTTTGGGTATTGCACGAGGACTAGAATATTTACACAAGTATTGTGGCACGACCATTTTGCATTTGGACATTAAGCCTCAAAATATTCTCTTAGATGAGGATTTTTGTCCCAAAATCTCTGATTTTGGACTCTCCAAACTATCTCAAAAGAAAGAGACTAGTGTGCCAGTGGAGAATCCTGGAGGAACACCAGGATTCATTGCACCTGAAGCGATATTCAGACGGTTAGGTGAAGTGTCTTACAAATATGATGTTTATAGTTACGGGATGTTGATTTTCTACATGGTTGGAGGAAGAAACAATGTTGGTCTTACAGTTTCTGATATTAGTAGCGTGTATTTTCCAGATTCCATTTATCAATATTTGGAATTAGATAAAGATCTAAGGATTTTGGAGACCAAAACAgaggaagaaaaacaaatagcaaggAAGATGGTAATAGTGAGTTTTTGGTGCATTCAGAGAAATCCAACAGATCGGCCAGCAATGAGTAAAGTTATAGAAATGCTTGAAGGAGACCTTCATTCCCTCCAGATTCCACCCAAACCTGATTGGTCTTCTCCTGCAAGGACTCCTCTACAGTCCACAAATTTCTATACAGTAGAGGGGGGTTTTCTTTCATAA